In a genomic window of Nocardia fluminea:
- the kstR gene encoding cholesterol catabolism transcriptional regulator KstR → MDSPAPTPTVTTLSEDELSSSAQRDRRKRILDATLALASKGGYDAVQMRAVAERADVAVGTLYRYFPSKVHLLVSALAREFEMFEGKRKPLPDGDGPSERMHTLLTQITRMMQRDPLLTEAMTRAFMFADASAAAEVDRVGKVMDRVFARAISDGEPNERELAIARVISDVWLSNLVAWLTRRASATDVTERLELTVDLLLGDRG, encoded by the coding sequence ATGGACAGTCCCGCACCAACGCCCACCGTGACGACGCTGTCCGAGGACGAGCTCAGCTCCAGCGCACAGCGCGACCGGCGCAAGCGCATCCTCGACGCCACCCTCGCGCTCGCCTCCAAGGGCGGTTACGACGCCGTGCAGATGCGTGCGGTCGCCGAGCGCGCCGACGTGGCCGTCGGCACCCTGTACCGCTACTTCCCGTCCAAGGTGCACCTGCTCGTCTCGGCGCTGGCCAGGGAATTCGAGATGTTCGAGGGCAAGCGCAAGCCACTACCCGACGGCGACGGACCGTCCGAGCGCATGCACACCCTGCTCACCCAGATCACCCGGATGATGCAGCGTGACCCGTTGCTCACCGAGGCGATGACGCGCGCGTTCATGTTCGCCGACGCCTCGGCCGCCGCGGAGGTGGATCGGGTCGGCAAGGTGATGGACCGGGTCTTCGCCCGCGCGATCAGCGACGGCGAACCCAACGAGCGCGAGCTCGCCATCGCCCGCGTCATCTCCGACGTGTGGCTGTCGAATCTGGTGGCGTGGCTCACCCGGCGCGCGTCCGCGACCGATGTCACGGAACGACTCGAGCTCACCGTCGACCTGTTGCTGGGCGATCGCGGATAA
- the otsB gene encoding trehalose-phosphatase: MSAQELPLDVRRALASVARVPRLLVASDYDGTIAPIVSDPSKAFPQRESVSALRALAGLANTTAAVISGRALRDLAALSRLPVEVQLIGSHGSEFDVGFVHAIDNDAKQLLTEINSALSKIAADNPGVTVEMKPASAALHVRNAGPEIGRRALNSVRQGPACWVGVQVTEGKAVIELAVIPTDKGTALDTIRHQESASAAVFFGDDVTDEKAFRVLSGPDVGIKVGEGESIAKLHVNSTEDVARALAFLVEERRTWLAGASAPRIERLSMLASPRSVALLTPEATVTWFCHPEPDSAALFAHLLGGPGAGHFTVAPERPSLPLSQRYVDGTMTVETRWASLQVADYLPHDVTPDRTDLTRVITGTAKAVVTFAPQPEFGQVPVRMNAVRHGIQVSGTNEPMVLRSPGVEWEILSDGTNEQAHAVVDPSLGPVVLELRCGTADLAPSMTPEPQRRQLAEQYWSQWAAGLQLPPLKPDLMKRSALTLRGLVHRPSGSILAAATTSLPEDIGGVRNWDYRYCWLRDASLTAQALVTLGSLTEAEEFLGWVHKVLDTLPGPERLHPLYTIYGETLPPEAVIDLLPGYAGSRPVRVGNAANMQVQLDVFGPIVDLITSMAHERERQGITAPAMALPDADWELVHAMVSAVQRRWTEPDHGIWEIRGNPRHHVYSKVMGWLTIDRALTLADRFDRAADPDWVSLRDTIADEVKAKGWNDEVQSYTAAYDGTDLDAATLHIGLSGLIDPADPRFAATVVATEAELRSGATVYRYHHDDGLPGGEGGFHLCAAWLVEAYLLIGRRSDAEALFAQLVAAAGPTGLLSEEYDPVAERSLGNHPQAYSHLGLLRCAQLLSQQIRLPVSLGQT, encoded by the coding sequence GTGAGCGCACAGGAACTGCCCTTGGATGTCCGCCGTGCACTGGCGTCGGTTGCGCGCGTGCCACGGCTCTTGGTTGCCTCGGACTACGACGGGACCATCGCCCCGATCGTGTCCGACCCGTCGAAAGCGTTTCCCCAGCGGGAATCGGTGAGCGCGCTACGCGCGCTGGCGGGGTTGGCGAACACTACGGCGGCGGTGATCTCCGGTCGAGCGCTACGAGATCTGGCGGCGCTGTCGCGCCTGCCGGTCGAGGTGCAGCTGATCGGTAGTCACGGCTCCGAGTTCGACGTCGGCTTCGTGCACGCGATCGACAACGACGCCAAACAGCTACTGACGGAGATCAATTCCGCGTTGTCGAAGATCGCCGCCGACAACCCGGGCGTGACCGTCGAGATGAAGCCGGCCAGTGCCGCACTGCACGTGCGCAACGCCGGTCCCGAAATCGGCAGGCGCGCACTGAATTCCGTCCGTCAGGGCCCCGCGTGCTGGGTGGGCGTGCAGGTGACCGAGGGCAAGGCGGTGATCGAGCTCGCGGTGATCCCCACCGACAAGGGCACCGCGCTCGACACCATCCGGCATCAGGAAAGCGCCTCCGCCGCAGTGTTCTTCGGCGACGACGTGACCGACGAGAAAGCCTTCCGGGTGCTCTCGGGACCCGACGTCGGCATCAAGGTCGGCGAGGGCGAGAGCATCGCCAAGCTGCACGTGAACTCCACCGAGGACGTGGCGCGCGCGCTGGCGTTCCTCGTCGAGGAGCGGCGCACCTGGCTGGCCGGGGCGAGCGCCCCCCGCATCGAGCGGTTGAGCATGCTGGCCAGCCCACGCTCGGTCGCGCTGCTCACCCCCGAGGCGACGGTCACCTGGTTCTGCCACCCCGAGCCGGATTCGGCGGCGCTGTTCGCGCATCTGCTCGGCGGCCCCGGCGCCGGGCACTTCACGGTGGCGCCCGAGCGTCCGAGCCTGCCGCTGTCGCAGCGCTATGTCGACGGCACGATGACAGTCGAGACCCGGTGGGCCAGTTTGCAAGTGGCCGACTACCTGCCGCACGACGTCACCCCCGATCGCACCGACCTGACCCGGGTGATCACCGGCACCGCGAAGGCCGTCGTCACCTTCGCGCCGCAGCCGGAGTTCGGTCAGGTGCCGGTGCGAATGAACGCCGTGCGCCACGGAATTCAGGTCAGCGGTACGAACGAACCGATGGTGCTGCGCTCCCCCGGTGTGGAGTGGGAGATCCTGTCCGACGGCACCAACGAACAGGCCCACGCGGTGGTCGACCCGTCGCTCGGGCCGGTCGTGCTCGAACTGCGCTGTGGGACCGCCGATCTCGCCCCCTCGATGACACCCGAGCCCCAGCGGCGTCAGCTCGCCGAGCAGTACTGGTCACAGTGGGCGGCCGGATTGCAGCTGCCGCCGCTCAAGCCGGATCTGATGAAGCGTTCGGCGCTGACCCTGCGCGGGCTGGTACACCGGCCGTCGGGGTCGATCCTGGCCGCGGCGACCACCTCGCTGCCCGAGGACATCGGCGGCGTGCGCAACTGGGACTACCGCTACTGCTGGCTGCGTGACGCATCGCTCACCGCGCAGGCACTGGTGACCCTCGGCTCACTGACCGAGGCCGAGGAGTTCCTCGGCTGGGTACACAAGGTGCTCGACACCCTGCCCGGCCCCGAGCGCCTGCACCCGCTGTACACGATCTACGGCGAGACCCTGCCGCCCGAGGCCGTGATCGACCTGCTGCCCGGTTACGCCGGGTCGCGGCCGGTGCGCGTGGGTAACGCGGCCAACATGCAGGTGCAGCTCGACGTGTTCGGGCCGATCGTCGACCTGATCACCTCGATGGCGCACGAGCGCGAGCGTCAGGGCATCACCGCCCCGGCCATGGCGCTGCCGGACGCCGACTGGGAACTGGTGCACGCGATGGTGTCGGCGGTGCAGCGCCGCTGGACCGAGCCCGACCACGGCATCTGGGAGATCCGCGGCAATCCGCGCCACCACGTGTACTCGAAGGTGATGGGCTGGCTCACCATCGACCGCGCCCTCACCCTGGCCGACCGCTTCGATCGTGCCGCCGATCCCGACTGGGTGAGCCTGCGCGACACGATCGCCGACGAGGTGAAGGCGAAGGGCTGGAACGACGAGGTCCAGTCCTACACCGCCGCCTACGACGGCACCGACCTGGACGCGGCCACCCTGCACATCGGGCTGAGCGGCCTGATCGACCCCGCCGACCCGCGCTTCGCCGCGACGGTGGTGGCCACCGAGGCCGAATTGCGCAGTGGTGCGACGGTGTACCGGTACCACCACGACGACGGTCTGCCCGGCGGTGAAGGTGGCTTCCACCTGTGTGCCGCCTGGCTGGTGGAGGCGTACCTGCTGATCGGCAGGCGCTCCGACGCCGAAGCCCTGTTCGCCCAGCTCGTCGCCGCCGCGGGCCCCACCGGTCTGCTCAGCGAGGAATACGACCCGGTGGCCGAGCGTTCCCTCGGTAACCACCCGCAGGCGTACAGCCACCTGGGTTTGCTGCGCTGCGCTCAACTGCTGAGCCAGCAGATCCGCCTCCCCGTGTCTCTCGGCCAGACCTAG
- a CDS encoding metal ABC transporter solute-binding protein, Zn/Mn family: MNPRFVRLFAGVTAGVAAVVVLSACGTGSSDSDTPQIVASTNVWGSVASAVAGPDAQVSSIISDPAADPHSFETSATDTAKISDADLVVFNGGHYDEFIEKAISGKDKRTVEAFEQRTDKSDENEHVWYDISTVAAVADRIAAQLGQVDAAHADAYTERAVAFKNQLIGVSTITGTIAAQTPNAPVAQSEPLAHYLLTAATAQDKTPREFQEAIEQETDPAPAAVAATRDLITGKQVKALIYNTQTEDKITQDLRTVAQAAGIAVVEVTETLPAGMDYIQWQTANAKALAAALR, translated from the coding sequence GTGAACCCTCGATTCGTCCGCTTGTTTGCCGGTGTCACGGCGGGAGTGGCGGCCGTGGTCGTCCTCAGCGCCTGCGGCACCGGTTCCAGCGATTCCGATACCCCCCAGATCGTGGCCTCCACCAATGTGTGGGGTTCGGTGGCCTCCGCCGTCGCCGGGCCGGATGCCCAGGTGAGCTCGATCATCAGCGATCCCGCCGCCGACCCGCATTCGTTCGAGACCTCGGCCACCGACACCGCCAAGATCAGCGACGCCGATCTCGTGGTGTTCAACGGCGGGCACTACGACGAGTTCATCGAGAAGGCCATCTCGGGCAAGGACAAGCGGACCGTCGAGGCGTTCGAGCAGCGCACGGACAAGAGCGACGAGAACGAGCACGTCTGGTACGACATCTCCACGGTCGCCGCCGTCGCCGACCGGATCGCGGCCCAGCTCGGCCAGGTCGACGCGGCGCACGCGGACGCCTACACCGAGCGCGCGGTCGCCTTCAAGAATCAGCTGATCGGCGTCAGCACCATCACCGGCACCATCGCCGCCCAGACGCCGAACGCGCCGGTCGCCCAGTCCGAGCCGCTCGCGCACTACCTGCTGACGGCCGCGACCGCGCAGGACAAGACCCCGCGCGAGTTCCAGGAAGCGATCGAGCAGGAGACCGACCCGGCCCCGGCCGCCGTCGCCGCCACCCGCGACCTGATCACCGGCAAGCAGGTCAAGGCGCTGATCTACAACACCCAGACCGAGGACAAGATCACCCAGGACCTGCGGACCGTCGCGCAGGCCGCGGGCATCGCCGTCGTCGAGGTCACCGAAACCCTGCCCGCCGGCATGGACTACATCCAGTGGCAGACCGCCAACGCCAAGGCGCTCGCCGCGGCCCTGCGCTGA
- a CDS encoding metal ABC transporter ATP-binding protein, which translates to MTEATALSETTTAPDTGTAHAAIRLRGATMAFGERTLWRGLDLDVRPGEFIAVLGPNGSGKTSLLRALLGTLDLSSGSAEIAGRRAGVGNPGIGYIPQQKTIDAGVQLRGIDLVGLGVDGHRWGLGRRGRRSRAEKVERAVAAVGAGSFAHASLETMSGGEQQRLRVAQALVGDPSVLLCDEPLLSLDLANQRLVAELVDKRRREHDTAVLFVTHEINPILPLVDRVLYLVDGGFRIGTPDEVMTSETLSELYGTEVEVLRVRGRLVVVGTGDDMDALGGTA; encoded by the coding sequence ATGACCGAGGCAACCGCACTGTCGGAAACCACCACCGCACCGGACACCGGGACCGCCCACGCAGCCATCCGGCTCCGCGGGGCGACGATGGCCTTCGGCGAACGCACCCTCTGGCGTGGCCTCGACCTCGATGTGCGCCCGGGGGAGTTCATCGCCGTCCTCGGACCCAACGGATCGGGCAAGACCTCGCTGCTGCGCGCCCTGCTCGGCACCCTCGACCTGAGCTCGGGCAGCGCGGAGATCGCGGGGCGGCGGGCCGGGGTCGGCAATCCGGGGATCGGCTACATCCCGCAGCAGAAGACCATCGACGCAGGCGTGCAACTGCGCGGGATCGACCTGGTCGGCCTCGGGGTCGACGGGCACCGGTGGGGTCTGGGCCGGCGTGGTCGCCGCAGCCGGGCCGAGAAGGTCGAGCGGGCCGTCGCCGCGGTAGGTGCCGGGTCGTTCGCGCACGCGTCGCTGGAGACGATGTCCGGTGGTGAACAGCAGCGGTTGCGGGTCGCGCAGGCCCTGGTCGGCGATCCGTCGGTACTGCTGTGCGACGAACCGCTGCTGAGCCTGGACCTGGCCAACCAGCGGCTGGTCGCCGAACTGGTCGACAAGCGCCGCCGCGAACACGACACCGCGGTGCTGTTCGTGACACACGAGATCAACCCGATCCTGCCGCTGGTGGACCGGGTCCTGTACCTGGTCGACGGCGGCTTCCGCATCGGCACCCCCGATGAGGTGATGACCTCGGAGACCCTGTCGGAGCTCTACGGCACCGAGGTCGAGGTACTGCGGGTGCGCGGTCGCCTAGTGGTCGTCGGAACCGGTGACGACATGGACGCGCTGGGCGGTACCGCCTGA
- a CDS encoding metal ABC transporter permease gives MEKLTKVFQQMFDFGTTTNLLGYDFVQQALLASALLGLLAGLIGPLIVARQMSFAVHGTSELSLTGASAALLVGVGVGFGAIAGSVVAAVLFGWLGSRARERDSVIAVVLSFGLGLSVLFLWLAPERAGSKFSLLTGQVAGVGYDGLALLVTCTAGVLAVLAVVYRPLLFASADPEVAIARGVPVRALSVVFAVLLGITAAFGVQIVGALLVLALLITPAAAAAQVTSSPMRATVLSVIFAEVAAVGGLLLSLAPGVPVSTFVTAISFSIYLVCRVVGHRNRQLTHAR, from the coding sequence ATGGAAAAGCTCACCAAGGTGTTCCAGCAGATGTTCGACTTCGGCACCACCACGAATCTGCTCGGTTACGACTTCGTCCAGCAGGCGCTGCTGGCGAGTGCTCTGCTCGGGTTGCTGGCCGGCTTGATCGGACCGCTGATCGTCGCCAGGCAGATGTCGTTCGCCGTGCACGGCACCAGCGAGCTCTCGCTCACCGGTGCGTCGGCGGCGCTGCTCGTCGGGGTCGGAGTCGGGTTCGGGGCGATCGCCGGTTCGGTGGTCGCGGCCGTGCTGTTCGGCTGGCTGGGTTCTCGTGCGCGTGAACGCGACTCGGTGATCGCGGTGGTGCTGTCTTTCGGACTCGGCTTGTCGGTGCTGTTCCTGTGGCTCGCGCCGGAGCGGGCCGGGTCGAAGTTCTCGCTGCTTACCGGACAGGTTGCCGGAGTCGGCTACGACGGGCTCGCTCTGCTGGTCACCTGCACCGCGGGCGTGCTCGCCGTGCTCGCCGTGGTGTACCGGCCGCTGCTGTTCGCCAGTGCCGATCCCGAGGTCGCGATCGCGCGCGGGGTCCCGGTGCGCGCGCTGTCGGTGGTGTTCGCGGTGCTGCTCGGCATCACCGCCGCGTTCGGCGTGCAGATCGTCGGCGCGCTGCTGGTGCTCGCCTTGCTGATCACCCCTGCCGCCGCGGCCGCCCAGGTGACCTCGAGCCCGATGCGGGCGACGGTGCTGTCGGTGATCTTCGCCGAGGTCGCCGCGGTTGGTGGGCTGCTGCTGTCGCTGGCGCCCGGTGTTCCGGTGTCGACGTTCGTCACCGCAATCTCGTTCAGCATCTACCTGGTGTGCCGGGTCGTCGGTCACCGGAATCGGCAACTCACGCACGCGCGCTGA
- a CDS encoding acyl-CoA dehydrogenase family protein — protein MIDFTVPDDLAALRDRVRAFVVEQIVPFERDPRLTAHGPNDDLRAELVELARAAKLLTVQAPVEHGGLGLSHVEQALVYEAAGWSTLGPVAMNCAAPDEGNMFLLGKIADPEQIDQYLMPVIRGEQRSVFAMTEPGGAGSDPGQLSTEAVFDGENFVINGLKWLITGADGAKTWIIMALLAENPHLPAGPTLFLADGDAPGIVIERIMNTMDRNYVGGHAVVRFDNLTLPPAAVLGRTGQALRYAQLRLAPARLTHCMRWLGAAARAQSIALEYARTRTAFGKPIGEHEGVSFMLADNEVALHQCRLTIWHACWLMDQGQQARHESSMAKSYVSEELFKVTDRCVQVLGGIGISDETVVEMLFRDMRAFRLYDGPTEVHKYAIGRHLLAGR, from the coding sequence ATGATCGACTTCACCGTTCCGGATGATCTGGCCGCACTGCGAGATCGGGTTCGTGCCTTCGTCGTCGAGCAGATCGTGCCGTTCGAGCGCGATCCCCGGCTCACCGCGCACGGCCCGAACGATGACCTGCGGGCCGAACTCGTCGAACTGGCCCGCGCCGCGAAGCTGCTGACCGTGCAGGCGCCGGTGGAACACGGTGGCCTCGGGCTCAGCCACGTCGAGCAGGCGCTGGTGTACGAGGCGGCCGGGTGGTCCACGCTCGGACCGGTCGCCATGAACTGCGCCGCGCCCGACGAGGGAAACATGTTTCTGCTCGGTAAGATCGCCGATCCCGAGCAGATCGACCAGTATCTGATGCCGGTGATCCGGGGCGAACAGCGCTCGGTGTTCGCGATGACCGAACCCGGCGGGGCCGGTTCCGACCCCGGACAGCTCAGCACCGAGGCGGTGTTCGACGGGGAGAACTTCGTGATCAACGGTCTCAAATGGTTGATCACCGGCGCCGACGGCGCCAAGACCTGGATCATCATGGCCCTGCTCGCCGAGAACCCTCACCTGCCCGCCGGACCGACCCTGTTCCTCGCCGACGGTGACGCACCGGGCATCGTGATCGAGCGGATCATGAACACGATGGACCGCAACTACGTCGGCGGGCACGCGGTCGTGCGGTTCGACAATCTCACGCTGCCGCCCGCGGCCGTGCTCGGTCGCACCGGACAAGCGTTGCGGTACGCCCAATTACGGCTCGCGCCCGCCCGCCTCACGCACTGCATGCGCTGGCTCGGCGCGGCGGCCCGCGCACAGTCCATCGCACTGGAGTACGCGCGGACCCGCACCGCGTTCGGCAAACCGATCGGCGAACACGAGGGTGTGTCGTTCATGCTCGCCGACAACGAGGTCGCGCTGCACCAGTGCAGGCTGACGATCTGGCACGCCTGCTGGCTGATGGATCAGGGGCAGCAGGCCCGCCACGAATCGTCGATGGCCAAGTCGTACGTGTCCGAGGAACTGTTCAAGGTCACCGATCGCTGTGTGCAGGTCCTCGGTGGGATCGGGATCAGCGACGAGACGGTCGTGGAGATGTTGTTCCGGGACATGCGCGCGTTCCGTCTTTACGATGGTCCGACAGAAGTGCACAAGTACGCGATCGGCAGACACTTGCTGGCCGGTCGCTAG
- a CDS encoding enoyl-CoA hydratase/isomerase family protein, producing MSSELLVDVEGGVALLTLNRPAKQNAVTPTMAAELSAALRRCDTEDAVRAVVITGTPPAFCAGADLAARGGDVSATLDPPPWQVRKPVIAAVNGHAVGIGLALALQCDLRYFASDAVYGLNQVRRGVLADGFAHWTVPRLAGLANAADIMLTGRTFDGDEAKSLGLANAALPADEVLMTAMAVAHDIATGTAPLPVALTKRLIWESLGMTPSVVGQLESELNAQVAKSVDGGEAMVAFKERRPPNWTGSVSGEWPAWDEPGARPSLD from the coding sequence ATGAGTTCGGAATTGCTCGTCGATGTCGAAGGCGGCGTCGCACTGCTGACGCTCAACCGGCCAGCCAAGCAGAACGCCGTCACCCCGACGATGGCGGCCGAGCTGAGCGCCGCCCTTCGCCGCTGCGATACCGAGGACGCGGTCCGCGCCGTCGTCATCACCGGCACGCCGCCTGCCTTCTGCGCGGGCGCCGACCTGGCCGCGCGCGGCGGCGACGTGAGCGCCACCCTCGATCCGCCCCCCTGGCAGGTTCGTAAACCGGTGATCGCCGCGGTGAACGGGCACGCGGTCGGAATCGGGCTGGCGCTGGCTCTGCAGTGCGACCTGCGCTATTTCGCCAGCGACGCCGTGTACGGGCTGAACCAGGTGCGTCGCGGGGTGCTCGCCGACGGGTTCGCGCACTGGACGGTGCCGCGGCTGGCCGGGCTGGCCAACGCCGCCGACATCATGCTCACCGGGCGCACCTTCGACGGTGACGAAGCCAAATCGCTCGGGCTGGCCAATGCCGCGCTGCCCGCCGACGAGGTGCTGATGACCGCCATGGCGGTGGCCCACGACATCGCCACCGGGACCGCGCCCCTGCCGGTCGCGCTCACCAAGCGGCTGATCTGGGAGAGCCTCGGCATGACGCCCTCGGTGGTCGGGCAGCTCGAATCCGAGCTCAACGCGCAGGTCGCCAAGAGTGTCGACGGCGGCGAGGCGATGGTGGCGTTCAAGGAACGCCGCCCGCCGAACTGGACCGGCAGCGTCAGCGGCGAATGGCCGGCCTGGGACGAGCCCGGCGCGCGCCCGAGTCTGGACTGA
- a CDS encoding DUF4190 domain-containing protein produces the protein MAIPNQPIGETVEHPQANLILVLGLLSPFCCGIFGPIAWVLGKRALNDIDASYGALSGRSQVMIGYIAGIVGTILMLMFAMLYLAGSCNGNF, from the coding sequence GTGGCGATCCCTAATCAGCCGATCGGCGAGACGGTCGAGCACCCGCAGGCCAACTTGATCCTTGTGCTCGGGCTGCTCAGCCCGTTCTGCTGTGGGATATTCGGGCCGATCGCGTGGGTGCTCGGCAAGCGGGCACTCAACGATATCGACGCGTCCTACGGTGCGCTCAGTGGCCGTTCGCAGGTAATGATCGGCTACATCGCGGGCATCGTCGGCACAATCTTGATGCTGATGTTCGCGATGCTGTACCTGGCCGGTTCCTGCAACGGGAACTTCTGA
- the rlmB gene encoding 23S rRNA (guanosine(2251)-2'-O)-methyltransferase RlmB, whose protein sequence is MAGNSQRRGAVRKSGTKKGAVAGSGGKHRRGLEGRGATPPASERTKHPAAKRARAAAKANAAQGRPTGKSGVPRAGRKSDEGPELVLGRNPVLECLRADVPATALYVAVGTENDDRLSESVQRAADMGISILEVPRTDLDRLSANGLHQGVALQVPPYRYAHPDDLMDRVKATAEPALLVALDNITDPRNLGAVIRSVSAFGGQGVVIPQRRSASVTAVAWRTSAGAAARLPVARATNLTRTLKDWASNGIQIVGLDADGDTTLDDFDGSVPTVVVVGSEGKGLSRLVRENCDSILSIPMAGPVESLNASVAAGVVLADIARQRRLG, encoded by the coding sequence ATGGCAGGCAATTCACAGCGACGCGGAGCAGTCAGGAAGAGCGGCACCAAGAAGGGTGCCGTCGCCGGTTCCGGCGGCAAGCATCGCCGCGGTCTCGAGGGCAGAGGCGCGACTCCGCCCGCGTCCGAGCGCACCAAGCACCCCGCCGCCAAGCGGGCCAGAGCGGCGGCCAAAGCCAATGCGGCGCAGGGTCGTCCGACCGGTAAGTCCGGTGTGCCCCGCGCGGGCCGCAAGTCCGACGAGGGTCCCGAGTTGGTGCTCGGCCGCAATCCCGTGCTCGAGTGTCTGCGTGCCGACGTGCCCGCGACGGCGCTGTACGTGGCAGTCGGCACCGAGAACGACGACCGGCTCTCGGAGAGCGTGCAGCGCGCCGCCGACATGGGCATCTCCATCCTCGAGGTGCCCCGCACCGACCTGGACCGGCTCAGTGCCAACGGTTTGCACCAGGGCGTGGCCCTGCAGGTGCCGCCGTACCGCTACGCCCACCCCGACGACCTGATGGACCGGGTGAAGGCCACCGCCGAACCCGCCCTGCTGGTCGCGCTGGACAACATCACCGACCCGCGCAACCTCGGCGCCGTCATCCGCTCGGTATCGGCGTTCGGCGGACAGGGTGTGGTGATCCCGCAGCGTCGTAGCGCGAGCGTCACCGCCGTGGCATGGCGTACCAGCGCCGGTGCCGCCGCCCGGCTGCCCGTCGCGCGGGCGACCAATCTGACTCGCACGCTGAAGGATTGGGCTTCGAACGGCATCCAGATCGTCGGCCTCGACGCCGACGGCGACACCACCCTCGACGACTTCGACGGCAGCGTCCCGACGGTCGTCGTGGTCGGTTCCGAGGGCAAGGGTCTGTCGCGGCTGGTTCGCGAGAACTGCGACTCGATCCTGAGCATCCCGATGGCCGGTCCGGTCGAGTCCCTGAACGCCTCGGTCGCGGCGGGTGTTGTCCTCGCCGACATCGCCAGGCAGCGCCGTCTGGGCTGA